A single region of the Nicotiana sylvestris chromosome 6, ASM39365v2, whole genome shotgun sequence genome encodes:
- the LOC138871964 gene encoding uncharacterized protein, producing MKAQALAGHLAENPVDEEYESLKTYFPDEEVMHVDEVDHDKRPGWKLFFDGAANMKSVGIGVVLIYETGQHYPVTAQLRFYCTNNMAEYEACILGLRLTIDMGVQEILVLGGSDLSVEFRHIPRVHNEIVDALAILASMLHHPYKAYIDPVHIQVRDQHAYCKLVKEEIDGEPWFHDIKEYIKSGVYPVHATGDQKRIIRRLASGFFLSGGILYKRTPDLGLLRCMDAKETSTIMVEVHFGVCGSHMNGYMLAKKILRAGYYWLTMERYCINFVRKCHQCQVHDDLIHSPPYE from the exons atgaaagcccaagccttgGCTGGCCACTTAGCTGAGAacccggtggatgaagaatatgagtcactgaagacttattttcctgatgaagaagtgatgcatgttGACGAGGTGGACCATGATAAAAGgccaggttggaaactcttttttgatggagctgctaacatgaagaGTGTCGGAATAGGGGTTGTACTCATCTAtgaaacagggcaacactaccctgtaacagcccagcttcgattttattgcaccaacaacatggctgagtacgaagcatgcattctgggtttgaggttaacTATAGATATGGGAGTCCAGGAAATACTGGTTCTAGGAGGCTCAGACTT GTCGGTAGAATTCAGACATATTCCtagagttcataatgagattgtCGATGCCTTGGCTattctggcgtcaatgttacatcatccgtaCAAGGCTTATATCGACCCTGTGCATATCcaagttcgtgatcaacatgcttattgtaaattggttaaagaagaaattgatggcgaaccttggttccatgatatcaaggaatacatcaagtCGGGGGTATATCCAGTGCATGCCAcgggtgatcaaaagagaatcATTCGACgtttggctagtggatttttcttaagtgggggaatcttgtacaagaggactccagATTTGGGACTGCTGAGGTGCATGGATGCTAAAGAAACTTCAACTATCATGGTCGAAGTGCATTTTGGAGTTTGCGGTTCGCATATGAATGGGTAtatgttggcaaagaagatacttcgagcaggttattattggctcaccatggaacgataTTGCATCAACTTTgttcgcaaatgtcatcaatgccaggtacacgatgatttgattcattctcccccaTATGAGTGA